The following proteins are co-located in the Rhodococcus opacus B4 genome:
- a CDS encoding FdhF/YdeP family oxidoreductase, translating to MPDIDESDVVVTHEKSYAAGVPAVLVSLRRGIEQMGPVRTARTLMKLNQREGFDCPGCAWPETPGHRKHAEFCENGAKAVADEATTRTVGPEFFAAHSVSDLLGRTEFWLGQQGRLTHPMVLVPGSSHYEPIGWDAAFAMIAGELRALASPHEAVFYTSGRTSNEAAFVYQLMIRAFGTNNLPDCSNMCHESSGSALTETIGIGKGSVSVPDIENADLILIAGQNPGTNHPRMLSTLEKAKGNGAKVIAINPLPEAGLMRFKDPQKVHGVVGDGVQIADEFLQIRIGGDQALFQGLGRLLLEAEDRNPGTVLDREFIDRHTAGFEECAAHLRQVDLGTVAAATGLTLEQIRATADALIASKKTIICWAMGLTQQTHGVATIQDAMNLLLLQGMIGKPGAGVCPVRGHSNVQGDRTMGIWEKMPESFLAALDAEFGIRSPREHGLDAVDSIRAMRDGKASVFVGMGGNFVSATPDTETTETALRGCALTVQVSTKLNRSHLVTGRTALILPSLGRTDKDVQAGRKQQVTVEDSMSMVHLSRGSLKPAGDQLRSEVAIVCGIAQALFGPDHSVPWREFTADYDRIRDSIARVIPGFEDFNAKVRGPDGFGLPHPPRDQRRFVTDTGKANFTVNELSWLPVPEGRLILQTMRSHDQYNTTIYGLDDRYRGVKGGRRVLFIAPDDIAALGYTDGDRVDLISEWEAPDGTVQERRANDFRLVPYPTPRGNVAAYYPETNPLIPLDHVARKSNTPVSKAITIRLEKRV from the coding sequence ATGCCCGATATCGACGAATCCGATGTCGTCGTCACGCACGAGAAATCCTATGCGGCAGGTGTTCCTGCGGTGTTGGTGTCGTTGCGTCGTGGGATCGAGCAGATGGGTCCGGTGCGCACGGCCCGGACGTTGATGAAGTTGAACCAGCGGGAGGGGTTCGACTGTCCGGGGTGTGCGTGGCCGGAGACTCCGGGGCACCGCAAGCATGCGGAGTTCTGTGAGAACGGGGCGAAGGCGGTGGCGGACGAGGCGACCACCCGCACGGTCGGCCCGGAGTTCTTCGCCGCGCATTCGGTGTCGGATCTGCTGGGTCGTACCGAGTTCTGGTTGGGGCAGCAGGGCCGGTTGACGCATCCGATGGTGTTGGTGCCGGGATCGTCGCATTACGAGCCGATCGGGTGGGACGCGGCGTTCGCGATGATCGCCGGCGAGTTGCGGGCGTTGGCGTCGCCGCACGAGGCGGTGTTCTACACGTCCGGGCGCACGTCGAACGAGGCGGCGTTCGTGTACCAGTTGATGATCCGGGCGTTCGGGACGAACAACCTGCCGGACTGCTCGAACATGTGCCACGAATCCTCCGGCAGTGCGTTGACGGAGACGATCGGCATCGGGAAGGGGTCGGTGTCGGTTCCCGACATCGAGAACGCCGACCTGATCCTGATCGCCGGCCAGAACCCGGGCACCAACCACCCGCGGATGCTCTCGACCCTGGAGAAGGCCAAAGGCAACGGGGCGAAGGTCATCGCGATCAACCCGCTGCCCGAGGCCGGGCTGATGCGGTTCAAGGACCCGCAGAAGGTGCACGGGGTGGTCGGCGACGGTGTGCAGATCGCGGACGAGTTCCTGCAGATCCGGATCGGCGGCGACCAGGCCCTGTTCCAGGGGCTGGGCCGGTTGCTGCTCGAGGCGGAGGACCGCAATCCCGGGACGGTGCTGGACCGCGAGTTCATCGACCGGCACACCGCGGGCTTCGAGGAGTGCGCGGCGCATCTGCGGCAGGTCGATCTGGGCACGGTGGCGGCGGCGACCGGGCTGACGCTCGAACAGATCCGGGCCACCGCGGACGCGTTGATCGCCTCGAAGAAGACCATCATCTGTTGGGCGATGGGGTTGACCCAGCAGACGCACGGGGTCGCGACCATCCAGGACGCGATGAACCTGCTGCTGTTGCAGGGGATGATCGGCAAACCCGGGGCCGGGGTGTGCCCGGTGCGCGGACACTCCAACGTCCAGGGTGACCGGACGATGGGCATCTGGGAGAAGATGCCCGAATCGTTCCTCGCCGCGTTGGACGCCGAATTCGGCATCCGGTCACCGCGGGAGCACGGCCTGGACGCGGTCGATTCGATCCGGGCGATGCGGGACGGGAAGGCGTCGGTGTTCGTCGGGATGGGCGGCAACTTCGTATCCGCGACCCCGGACACCGAGACCACCGAGACTGCGCTGCGGGGGTGTGCGCTGACGGTGCAGGTGTCGACGAAACTGAACCGCTCCCACCTGGTGACCGGGCGGACCGCGCTGATCCTGCCCTCGTTGGGGCGCACCGACAAGGACGTCCAGGCCGGCCGCAAACAACAGGTCACGGTCGAGGACTCGATGTCGATGGTGCACCTGTCCCGCGGCAGCCTGAAGCCGGCCGGCGACCAGTTGCGTAGTGAGGTCGCGATCGTGTGCGGGATCGCGCAGGCGTTGTTCGGTCCCGACCATTCGGTGCCGTGGCGGGAGTTCACCGCCGACTACGACCGCATCCGCGATTCCATCGCCCGGGTGATCCCCGGGTTCGAGGATTTCAATGCCAAGGTCCGCGGGCCGGACGGGTTCGGGTTGCCGCACCCACCCCGGGACCAGCGCCGGTTCGTGACGGACACGGGAAAGGCCAATTTCACGGTCAACGAGCTGTCCTGGCTGCCGGTGCCCGAGGGCCGGTTGATCCTGCAGACGATGCGCTCGCACGATCAGTACAACACCACCATCTACGGTCTCGACGACCGCTACCGCGGTGTCAAGGGCGGACGGCGGGTGCTGTTCATCGCCCCCGACGACATCGCCGCCCTCGGGTACACCGACGGGGACCGGGTGGACCTGATCTCCGAGTGGGAGGCCCCAGACGGGACAGTGCAGGAGCGCCGCGCCAACGACTTCCGGTTGGTGCCGTACCCTACGCCGCGGGGGAACGTCGCCGCCTACTACCCGGAGACGAATCCACTGATCCCGCTCGATCACGTGGCCCGCAAGTCGAACACCCCAGTGTCGAAGGCGATCACGATCCGTCTCGAGAAGCGGGTCTGA
- a CDS encoding thiolase family protein — MNSPEPIVVVDGARTPIGSFGGAFKDVPAHELGATAAKAALDRAGVPGGDIDEVVMGCIGQVGPDAYNARRVALAAGLPEKTPAYTVNRLCGSGLQAVWSAAQQMRWGGVNFALAGGDESMSRMPFYDFSARSGYKLGDRTLVDGTVAILTDPFGGVHMGRTAEAVARKYDVSRQQQDEFAVESQRRAASEAAKAAFAEEITPVQIGGRRPKTIEVDEHPKPDTTLETLAKLRPAFEEGGTVTAGNASGINDGAAALVLATASAAQEKGLTGLVTLEAVATAAMDPALMGYAPVLALANLFEQTGTTPGDIDVIELNEAFASQAVAVIRDAKLNPQKTNPYGGAIALGHPVGATGAILSLRVAKDLVRRDLELGIVTMCIGGGQALAALFKRI, encoded by the coding sequence ATGAATTCTCCTGAACCGATCGTGGTAGTCGACGGCGCGAGGACCCCGATCGGCAGCTTCGGTGGCGCGTTCAAGGACGTGCCCGCCCACGAACTGGGTGCCACCGCCGCGAAGGCCGCACTGGACCGTGCCGGGGTGCCCGGCGGCGACATCGACGAGGTGGTGATGGGCTGCATCGGTCAGGTCGGACCGGACGCCTACAACGCCCGCCGCGTGGCCCTGGCCGCGGGACTGCCCGAGAAGACGCCGGCGTACACCGTCAACCGGCTGTGCGGGTCCGGGCTGCAGGCGGTCTGGTCGGCGGCGCAGCAGATGCGCTGGGGTGGGGTGAACTTCGCCCTCGCCGGCGGCGACGAGAGCATGTCCCGGATGCCGTTCTACGACTTCTCCGCCCGCTCCGGCTACAAGCTCGGTGACCGCACACTCGTCGACGGCACCGTCGCGATCCTGACCGACCCGTTCGGTGGCGTGCACATGGGCCGCACCGCCGAGGCCGTCGCCCGCAAATACGACGTGAGCCGGCAGCAGCAGGACGAGTTCGCCGTCGAATCCCAGCGCCGCGCCGCCTCCGAGGCCGCCAAGGCCGCGTTCGCCGAGGAGATCACCCCGGTGCAGATCGGGGGCCGCCGCCCGAAGACGATCGAGGTCGACGAGCACCCCAAGCCCGACACCACCCTCGAGACCCTCGCGAAGCTGCGGCCGGCGTTCGAGGAGGGCGGCACGGTGACCGCGGGCAACGCGTCCGGTATCAACGACGGCGCCGCGGCGCTGGTGCTGGCCACGGCGTCCGCGGCACAGGAGAAGGGCCTGACCGGGCTGGTCACCCTCGAGGCCGTCGCGACCGCGGCGATGGACCCGGCCCTGATGGGGTACGCCCCCGTGCTGGCGCTGGCGAACCTGTTCGAGCAGACCGGCACCACCCCCGGCGACATCGACGTGATCGAGCTGAACGAGGCGTTCGCGTCGCAGGCGGTCGCGGTGATCCGGGACGCGAAGCTGAACCCGCAGAAGACCAACCCGTACGGCGGTGCCATCGCGCTCGGGCATCCGGTCGGGGCGACCGGCGCGATCCTGAGCTTGCGGGTCGCCAAGGACCTCGTCCGCCGGGACCTCGAACTGGGCATCGTCACCATGTGCATCGGCGGCGGACAGGCCCTCGCCGCACTCTTCAAGCGCATCTGA